A genomic region of Deltaproteobacteria bacterium contains the following coding sequences:
- a CDS encoding phosphotransferase family protein, with the protein MDETSKGLAAFLSQQWGKQVAIENMTQASAGARRRNMLFDAVAGGERTKLVATIVPFAAMQLNPIEVEASNLQLAEAAGMPVPHVHFATSDTSCVGGPFFITTQIAGETIPRQVLRLVEKTPGLGAKMARQCGAALARLHSADAARAHPLVPRPAGHPLETALAVSRRSIDELLQPSPAFTLCLNWLKRNIPPAPKRITVVHGDFRNGNLIVGADGLRASLDWEGCHLGDPMEDCGWVVQRMWRFRNDALEVGGFGSVADMRAGYQEAGGEWDEARFQWWKAQGTLRWGLGLAGQAKQHLDGSVPSIVLAASGRRVAELEYDTLMLLRRGFGA; encoded by the coding sequence ATCGACGAGACGTCGAAGGGGCTCGCCGCGTTCCTCTCGCAGCAGTGGGGCAAGCAGGTCGCGATCGAGAACATGACGCAGGCCTCGGCGGGCGCGCGGCGGCGCAACATGCTGTTCGACGCGGTCGCGGGCGGCGAGCGCACGAAGCTCGTCGCCACGATCGTGCCGTTCGCGGCGATGCAGCTGAACCCGATCGAGGTGGAGGCCTCGAACCTGCAGCTCGCCGAGGCCGCGGGCATGCCGGTGCCGCACGTGCACTTCGCGACCAGCGACACGTCGTGTGTCGGCGGACCGTTCTTCATCACGACGCAGATCGCGGGCGAGACGATTCCGCGCCAAGTGCTGCGCCTCGTCGAGAAGACGCCGGGCCTCGGCGCGAAGATGGCGCGGCAATGCGGTGCCGCGCTCGCGCGCCTTCACTCCGCCGACGCCGCGAGAGCGCACCCGCTCGTGCCGCGGCCAGCGGGGCATCCGCTCGAGACCGCGCTCGCGGTATCGCGCCGCTCGATCGACGAGTTGTTGCAGCCTTCGCCCGCGTTCACGCTTTGCTTAAACTGGCTGAAGCGCAACATCCCGCCGGCGCCGAAGCGCATCACCGTCGTTCACGGCGACTTCCGCAACGGCAACCTCATCGTCGGCGCTGACGGACTGCGCGCCTCGCTCGACTGGGAAGGCTGCCACCTCGGCGATCCGATGGAGGACTGCGGCTGGGTCGTGCAGCGCATGTGGCGCTTCCGCAATGACGCGCTCGAAGTCGGCGGCTTCGGATCGGTGGCCGACATGCGCGCGGGCTATCAGGAAGCGGGCGGCGAGTGGGACGAGGCGCGGTTTCAATGGTGGAAGGCGCAGGGGACGCTGCGCTGGGGCCTCGGGCTCGCGGGCCAAGCGAAGCAGCACCTCGATGGCTCGGTGCCCTCGATCGTGCTCGCGGCTTCCGGGCGGCGCGTGGCGGAGCTCGAGTACGACACGCTGATGCTGCTGAGGCGGGGGTTCGGGGCTTAG
- a CDS encoding RNA polymerase sigma factor, producing MLEPVTDELARALRAAWFRYVDTLEPFRPNLHAYCLRMCGNVWDAEDLAQETLLRGFAAIGRGDLHGEHSRVANPRAYLLRVATNLWIDAARRRSHESHDAPESIAAEVSAPLAAREAGELLFERASPQERAAIVLAEGFELSHAEIADVLSTTVGAVKAALHRGRARLHAEPDRVHHGRPSRELVDRFVAAFNARDVARVTAILLETVTIEVMGVGGGRRNDGVWVASSLAESAVRAEAREFRGEWLVASVRDGDWLCGITRFEEVDGRVSRIRSYGYCPETLAHVAAALGLASRTRHYHQPPQILEGMIASTTLPWGVRHDTRSV from the coding sequence ATGCTGGAGCCCGTCACCGACGAGCTGGCCCGCGCGCTGCGAGCTGCGTGGTTTCGTTACGTGGACACGCTCGAGCCCTTCCGCCCGAACCTTCACGCCTACTGCCTGCGGATGTGCGGGAACGTCTGGGACGCGGAGGATCTCGCGCAGGAGACGCTGCTGCGCGGTTTCGCGGCGATCGGCCGCGGAGACCTCCATGGCGAGCACAGCCGCGTCGCGAATCCGCGCGCGTACCTGCTGCGCGTGGCGACGAACCTCTGGATCGACGCCGCGCGTCGACGCAGCCACGAGTCGCACGACGCGCCCGAGTCGATCGCGGCAGAGGTTTCTGCTCCTCTCGCAGCGCGCGAGGCCGGCGAGCTGCTGTTCGAGCGCGCGAGCCCGCAAGAGCGCGCCGCGATCGTGCTCGCGGAGGGTTTCGAGCTGTCGCACGCCGAGATCGCCGACGTGCTGTCGACGACCGTCGGCGCGGTGAAGGCGGCCCTGCACCGCGGGCGCGCGCGACTGCACGCGGAGCCCGATCGGGTTCACCACGGGAGGCCCTCGCGCGAGCTGGTCGACCGCTTCGTGGCTGCCTTCAACGCGCGCGACGTCGCGCGCGTGACGGCGATCCTGCTCGAGACGGTGACGATCGAAGTGATGGGGGTCGGCGGCGGCCGGCGAAACGACGGCGTGTGGGTCGCCAGCTCGCTCGCCGAGAGCGCAGTGCGCGCGGAGGCGCGCGAGTTCCGCGGCGAGTGGCTGGTCGCCAGCGTGCGCGACGGCGACTGGCTCTGCGGAATCACGCGCTTCGAGGAAGTCGACGGCCGCGTGTCGCGCATCCGCAGCTACGGCTATTGCCCCGAAACGCTCGCACACGTGGCGGCCGCGCTGGGCCTGGCTTCGAGGACGCGGCACTACCACCAACCGCCACAGATTCTCGAGGGCATGATCGCGAGCACGACGCTGCCCTGGGGCGTGAGGCACGACACGCGAAGCGTCTGA
- a CDS encoding LLM class flavin-dependent oxidoreductase, translated as MPAPLELWTLGVADARSAGAQAQRAERAGYDGFAVVDSQNLSGDAYIALALAARETERVKLMTGVTNPATRVAAATASAIASVHAISGGRAVLGIGRGDSALAHLGRAPARVAVLERYLAELQAYLRGEEVAFARVGFDERAAPPVESLGLADAPKASKLHSLPRELAKVPVEVACTGPRVIEAAARHADGVLLAVGADPERIAWGIAAARDAARTAGRDPASLRIGAFVNVATHPDVAVARTLVRGGLSTFARFSVMHGRVAGPASEVQREVLASVHRGYHMTQHTRGDSAQAGLLSPAFVDRFAVVGPPAACIARLRELVGLGLTKLVLIGATAGVDPKEAAAAAQRLASEVMPGVR; from the coding sequence ATGCCTGCCCCCCTCGAGCTCTGGACCCTCGGCGTCGCCGACGCGCGCAGCGCGGGCGCGCAGGCACAGCGGGCGGAGCGAGCGGGCTACGACGGCTTCGCGGTGGTGGACTCGCAGAATCTGTCGGGCGACGCGTACATCGCGCTCGCGCTCGCCGCGCGCGAGACGGAGCGCGTGAAGCTGATGACGGGCGTGACGAACCCGGCGACGCGCGTCGCCGCGGCGACTGCATCCGCGATCGCGAGCGTTCACGCGATCTCGGGTGGACGCGCGGTGCTCGGCATCGGGCGCGGCGACTCGGCGCTCGCGCATCTCGGGCGCGCTCCCGCGCGCGTCGCCGTGCTGGAGCGCTACCTCGCGGAGCTGCAGGCGTATCTGCGCGGCGAGGAGGTGGCGTTCGCGCGCGTCGGCTTCGACGAACGCGCCGCGCCGCCGGTCGAGTCATTAGGGCTCGCGGACGCGCCGAAGGCGAGCAAGCTGCACTCGCTGCCGCGCGAGCTCGCGAAGGTGCCGGTGGAGGTGGCGTGCACCGGCCCGCGCGTGATCGAGGCGGCGGCGCGTCACGCGGACGGCGTGCTGCTCGCGGTGGGCGCGGACCCGGAGCGCATCGCGTGGGGCATCGCCGCGGCGCGCGACGCCGCGCGCACTGCGGGGCGCGATCCCGCGTCGCTGCGGATCGGCGCGTTCGTGAACGTCGCCACGCACCCCGACGTCGCCGTCGCGCGCACGCTCGTGCGCGGCGGCCTCAGCACCTTCGCGCGCTTCAGCGTGATGCACGGCCGCGTCGCCGGCCCCGCGAGCGAGGTGCAGCGCGAAGTGCTCGCCTCGGTGCACCGCGGCTACCACATGACGCAGCACACGCGCGGCGACTCCGCGCAGGCGGGCCTGCTCTCGCCCGCGTTCGTGGACCGCTTCGCGGTGGTGGGTCCGCCCGCCGCGTGCATCGCGCGCCTGCGCGAGCTCGTCGGCCTGGGTCTCACGAAGCTCGTGCTGATCGGCGCCACCGCGGGCGTCGACCCGAAGGAAGCCGCTGCAGCGGCGCAGCGGCTCGCGAGCGAGGTGATGCCGGGGGTGCGGTGA
- a CDS encoding CoA transferase, translating to MRVGIGTASTGPLRGLRVLDLSTIISGPLCAQILGDLGADVIKIETPSGDSTRVMGERKGSITGLFAQVNRNKRSVVLDLKQEAGQRVLRKLAAKADALIENFRPDVMDRLGLGYERLARENPRLVYTAISGFGPDGPDAHQPAYDMVIQARSGFARVLGGAGPPKLIPNLFADKTSGMTAAWSTLAALFERERTGRGQRVDVPMLDAFASFLLPDVLGPRLFGEPPPPPPGVGDGLYTAWPTKDGHVAIVIIENRQFEAVMRVLGREDAISDKRFESLVARIMNAPALYELIRGEIGKHTNAELQERARKYEAPIGVINDLAGFTADDQAVANHVLVEVPDAHAGALHLLRSPPRYSLTPTDVRQGPPHLGEHTEAVLREMGFEDEEIAEVLRR from the coding sequence ATGCGCGTCGGAATCGGAACTGCGAGCACCGGACCGCTGCGCGGTCTGCGCGTGCTCGACCTCTCCACCATCATCTCGGGCCCGCTGTGCGCCCAGATCCTCGGCGATCTCGGCGCCGACGTGATCAAGATCGAGACGCCGAGTGGCGACTCGACGCGCGTGATGGGCGAGCGCAAGGGCTCGATCACGGGCCTGTTCGCGCAGGTGAACCGTAACAAGCGCAGCGTCGTGCTCGATCTCAAGCAGGAGGCGGGGCAGCGCGTGTTGCGCAAGCTCGCCGCAAAGGCCGACGCGCTGATCGAGAACTTCCGCCCCGACGTCATGGACCGCCTCGGCCTCGGCTACGAGCGGCTCGCGCGCGAGAACCCGCGCCTCGTCTACACCGCCATCAGCGGATTCGGCCCCGACGGCCCCGACGCGCATCAGCCTGCGTACGACATGGTGATCCAGGCGCGCAGTGGCTTCGCGCGCGTGCTCGGCGGCGCGGGCCCGCCGAAGCTGATCCCGAACTTGTTCGCGGACAAGACCAGCGGCATGACCGCGGCCTGGTCGACGCTCGCAGCGCTCTTCGAGCGCGAGCGCACCGGTCGGGGCCAACGCGTCGACGTCCCGATGCTCGACGCATTCGCGAGCTTCCTCTTGCCCGACGTGTTGGGTCCGCGCCTGTTCGGCGAGCCGCCGCCTCCGCCGCCCGGCGTCGGCGACGGCCTCTACACCGCGTGGCCGACCAAAGACGGTCACGTCGCGATCGTGATCATCGAGAACCGCCAGTTCGAGGCGGTGATGCGCGTGCTCGGCCGCGAGGACGCGATCAGCGACAAGCGCTTCGAGAGCCTCGTCGCGCGCATCATGAACGCGCCCGCACTCTACGAGCTGATCCGCGGCGAGATCGGCAAGCACACCAACGCGGAGCTGCAGGAGCGCGCGCGCAAGTACGAGGCGCCGATCGGCGTGATCAACGACCTCGCCGGCTTCACGGCCGACGACCAAGCCGTCGCGAACCACGTGCTCGTCGAAGTGCCCGACGCCCACGCAGGCGCGCTCCACCTACTGCGCTCGCCGCCGCGCTACTCCCTGACACCTACCGACGTGAGACAGGGTCCGCCGCATCTCGGGGAGCACACCGAGGCGGTGTTGCGGGAGATGGGGTTCGAGGACGAGGAGATCGCCGAGGTGCTGCGAAGGTGA
- a CDS encoding class I SAM-dependent methyltransferase gives MLAREVALRESLAFVSRWLAPASRVLEVGCGAGDLAAALGAAGHRVVAIDAHPERVAEARARGVDARQAAFPDFSADAFDAVLFTHSLHHVHDLAGAVARARELLRPGGPLVIEDFTWDELDAGSAGWAYAYFAARRDELRAPERMWRHDGDVLATWRKHFIEHELHGASALRAALARHFATESSGAVPYFFRFACFSLGDAENGAELSESVLRDERAAITRGELAPLGWQLVLR, from the coding sequence ATGCTCGCCCGCGAAGTCGCACTCCGAGAGTCGCTCGCCTTCGTGTCGCGCTGGCTCGCGCCAGCGTCGCGTGTGCTCGAGGTCGGCTGTGGCGCCGGCGACCTCGCCGCGGCGCTCGGCGCGGCGGGCCACCGCGTCGTCGCGATCGACGCGCATCCCGAGCGCGTGGCCGAGGCGCGCGCTCGCGGAGTCGATGCGCGGCAGGCGGCCTTCCCCGACTTCAGCGCCGACGCGTTCGACGCGGTGCTCTTCACGCACTCGCTCCATCACGTGCACGACCTCGCCGGCGCCGTCGCGCGCGCGCGCGAGTTGTTACGCCCAGGCGGGCCGCTCGTGATCGAGGACTTCACCTGGGACGAGCTCGATGCGGGTAGCGCGGGGTGGGCGTACGCCTACTTCGCTGCGCGTCGCGATGAGCTGCGCGCGCCCGAGCGCATGTGGCGTCACGACGGCGACGTGCTCGCGACGTGGCGCAAGCACTTCATCGAGCACGAGCTGCACGGCGCGAGCGCACTGCGCGCGGCCCTGGCAAGGCACTTCGCGACGGAGTCGAGCGGAGCGGTGCCGTACTTCTTTCGCTTCGCGTGCTTCTCGCTCGGCGACGCGGAGAACGGGGCCGAGCTCTCAGAGAGCGTGCTGCGCGACGAGCGCGCCGCGATCACGCGCGGCGAGCTCGCACCGCTCGGCTGGCAGCTCGTGCTGCGCTGA
- a CDS encoding enoyl-CoA hydratase/isomerase family protein, producing MSDPYAEYTELKFERPKPGVLAVVLDAPGLNSVNQRMHRELADVWRTIDRDPETRVALLRGAGKAFSAGGNFDMVEAIMGDYATRVRILREARDLVYNVLDCSKPIVSAMHGPAVGAGLVAGVLADVSVVGRTARIIDGHTRLGVAAGDHAAICWPLLCGMAKAKYYLLTCDTLTGEEAERIGLVSICVDDAQVQERALAVAEQLANGAQGAIRYTKQTLNLWYRQFGAAFDASLALEFIGFGGPDAREGVASHREKRAPKFSGPTAE from the coding sequence ATGTCTGATCCGTATGCCGAGTACACCGAGCTGAAGTTCGAGCGCCCGAAGCCGGGCGTGCTCGCGGTCGTGCTCGACGCGCCGGGGCTCAACAGCGTGAACCAGCGCATGCACCGCGAGCTCGCCGACGTGTGGCGCACGATCGACCGCGATCCGGAGACCCGCGTCGCGTTGTTACGGGGCGCCGGCAAAGCGTTCTCCGCCGGCGGCAACTTCGACATGGTCGAGGCGATCATGGGCGACTACGCCACGCGCGTGCGCATCCTGCGCGAGGCGCGCGACCTCGTTTACAACGTGCTCGATTGCAGCAAGCCGATCGTCTCCGCGATGCATGGCCCCGCGGTCGGCGCGGGTCTCGTCGCGGGCGTGCTCGCCGACGTGTCCGTCGTGGGCCGCACGGCGCGCATCATCGACGGCCATACACGCCTCGGTGTCGCTGCGGGCGATCACGCGGCGATCTGCTGGCCGCTGCTGTGCGGCATGGCGAAGGCGAAGTACTACCTGCTGACGTGCGACACGCTCACGGGCGAGGAAGCGGAGCGCATCGGGCTCGTCTCGATCTGCGTCGACGACGCGCAGGTGCAAGAGCGCGCGCTCGCGGTGGCCGAGCAGCTCGCGAACGGCGCGCAGGGCGCGATCCGGTACACGAAGCAGACGCTGAACCTCTGGTACCGCCAGTTCGGCGCCGCCTTCGACGCCTCGCTCGCGCTCGAGTTCATCGGCTTCGGCGGCCCCGACGCGCGCGAAGGCGTCGCCTCGCACCGCGAGAAGCGCGCGCCGAAGTTCTCAGGGCCGACGGCGGAGTAG
- the menE gene encoding o-succinylbenzoate--CoA ligase, protein MSWLAERAARSSAAEALVIGDVCIDYGELGRRARALQAALHVQGVAPGEAIALLAAGALEVALLLHAAQSLGCTLLALNARLTEPELARQLAASGVRAIVAEPSSVERASALAAGCGIAAFRVDAQSPSLEPTLTHVSGQRLSARHADTLARGEERALLWLFTSGTSGEAKAAELSQRALRASARGHERSIGLATGERWLACMPMFHIGGLSILVRCTLAGASAVLHDRFDEGAVVAELTSGHIALVSLVPTMLARVLDAWGERPPPPRLRCVLLGGAAAPAPLLARAAALGFPIAPTYGLTEAASQVATRAPAEKREPLGGRLRALPGTELRIMNEDGALAPPGSEGEICVRGETLMTRYVGNEVATSRALRDGWLRTGDVGRLDDEGGLEVLDRRTDLIVSGGENVYPAEIENALHEHADVLEAGVVARADERFGARPVAFVVPRPSARIDEVALRAHCAARLARFKTPDAFVFTDALPRNAAGKLLRRELRDRLLRRRP, encoded by the coding sequence TTGAGCTGGCTCGCCGAGCGAGCCGCTCGCAGCAGCGCCGCGGAGGCGCTGGTGATTGGCGACGTGTGCATCGATTACGGAGAGCTCGGGAGACGCGCGCGGGCTCTCCAAGCCGCGCTGCACGTCCAGGGCGTCGCGCCGGGGGAGGCGATCGCGCTGCTCGCCGCGGGTGCGCTCGAAGTCGCGCTACTGCTGCACGCCGCGCAGTCGCTCGGCTGCACGCTGCTCGCGTTGAACGCACGACTCACGGAGCCGGAGCTCGCGCGCCAGCTCGCGGCGAGCGGCGTGCGCGCGATCGTCGCCGAGCCCTCGAGCGTCGAGCGCGCGAGCGCGCTCGCCGCAGGCTGTGGCATCGCAGCGTTTCGCGTCGACGCGCAGAGCCCGTCCCTCGAGCCGACGCTCACGCACGTTTCTGGGCAACGGCTTTCGGCTCGACATGCGGACACGCTCGCTCGAGGCGAGGAGCGCGCGCTGCTGTGGCTGTTCACCTCGGGCACGTCGGGCGAAGCGAAAGCCGCCGAACTCTCGCAGCGCGCGCTGCGCGCAAGCGCACGCGGCCACGAGCGCTCGATCGGCCTCGCGACCGGCGAGCGCTGGCTCGCGTGCATGCCGATGTTCCACATCGGCGGCCTCTCGATTCTCGTGCGCTGCACGCTCGCCGGCGCGAGCGCGGTGCTGCACGACCGCTTCGACGAAGGCGCCGTGGTCGCCGAGCTCACGAGCGGGCACATCGCGCTCGTGTCGCTCGTGCCGACGATGCTCGCGCGCGTGCTCGACGCGTGGGGCGAGCGGCCGCCTCCACCCAGGCTGCGCTGCGTGCTGCTCGGCGGCGCGGCCGCGCCCGCGCCGCTGCTCGCGCGGGCCGCAGCGCTTGGCTTCCCGATCGCGCCCACTTACGGACTCACCGAAGCGGCGTCGCAGGTGGCGACGCGCGCGCCAGCCGAGAAGCGCGAGCCGCTCGGCGGGCGGCTGCGCGCGCTGCCCGGGACCGAGCTGCGGATCATGAACGAGGATGGCGCGCTCGCGCCCCCGGGCAGCGAGGGCGAGATCTGTGTGCGCGGCGAGACCCTAATGACTCGCTATGTCGGGAATGAAGTCGCGACCTCGCGCGCGCTGCGCGACGGCTGGTTGCGTACCGGCGATGTCGGCCGCCTCGATGACGAGGGCGGACTCGAAGTGCTCGATCGCCGGACCGACCTGATCGTGAGCGGCGGGGAGAACGTCTATCCCGCCGAGATCGAGAACGCGTTACACGAACACGCGGACGTGCTCGAAGCCGGCGTGGTCGCGCGCGCGGACGAGCGCTTCGGCGCGCGGCCAGTCGCGTTCGTCGTGCCGCGCCCCAGCGCGCGGATCGACGAGGTCGCGCTGCGCGCCCACTGCGCCGCGCGCCTCGCGCGCTTCAAGACGCCCGACGCGTTCGTCTTCACGGACGCGCTCCCACGGAACGCCGCGGGCAAGCTGCTGCGGCGAGAGCTGCGGGACCGGCTACTCCGCCGTCGGCCCTGA
- the menC gene encoding o-succinylbenzoate synthase, whose product MRDRLGLAGVIERISLQRFALPLRVPLATARGAIAQREGVLLTLEARNARGHGEAMPLPGWPGASLAQAEAWLQRAAPHLLQKCASDLLSRQIAGPPLARAALECALLDLAARECGVPLAASLAKSSARQAVPVNALLSARAPHEVAREAERLAASGYRSFKLKVGAAPLAEDVARVAVLREAIGAQARLRLDANGGWTEVEASAALTALARFAPEYVEEPVANIEACARLRARALVPIALDEGAGDVDTISHALALRACDVLVLKPALLGGPRSARAVAARAGDAGVDVVVTSFLDSAIGVAAALHCATTLPLGERACGLATGALLARDLATLPVEGGVMRLPAGDGLGVAPDPDALSACATAPRWEIAA is encoded by the coding sequence GTGCGCGATCGGCTGGGCCTGGCCGGCGTGATCGAGCGGATCTCGCTTCAGCGCTTCGCGCTTCCGCTGCGCGTGCCGCTCGCGACCGCGCGCGGCGCGATCGCGCAGCGCGAAGGCGTGCTGCTCACGCTGGAAGCGAGGAATGCGAGGGGCCACGGCGAAGCGATGCCGCTGCCGGGCTGGCCGGGCGCGTCGCTCGCGCAGGCCGAGGCGTGGCTGCAGCGCGCCGCGCCGCACTTGTTGCAGAAATGCGCGAGCGACCTGCTCTCCCGGCAAATCGCCGGTCCGCCGCTCGCGCGCGCAGCTCTCGAGTGCGCGCTCCTCGACCTCGCGGCGCGCGAGTGCGGCGTCCCGCTCGCGGCGAGCCTCGCGAAGAGCTCTGCGCGGCAAGCCGTTCCCGTGAACGCGCTGCTCTCCGCCCGTGCTCCCCACGAGGTCGCGAGGGAGGCCGAGCGGCTCGCGGCGAGCGGCTACCGGAGCTTCAAGCTGAAGGTCGGAGCGGCGCCCCTGGCCGAAGATGTCGCGCGCGTTGCGGTGCTGAGAGAGGCGATCGGCGCGCAGGCGCGGCTTCGCCTCGACGCGAACGGCGGGTGGACGGAAGTCGAGGCGAGTGCGGCGCTCACTGCGCTCGCGCGTTTCGCGCCCGAGTACGTCGAGGAGCCGGTGGCGAACATCGAGGCCTGCGCGCGCCTGCGCGCCCGGGCGCTCGTGCCTATCGCGCTCGACGAGGGCGCGGGCGACGTGGACACCATCTCGCATGCGCTCGCGCTGCGCGCCTGCGACGTGCTCGTGTTGAAGCCTGCGCTGCTCGGCGGCCCGCGCTCCGCGCGCGCGGTCGCCGCCCGTGCAGGGGACGCCGGCGTCGACGTCGTCGTCACCTCGTTCCTCGACTCGGCGATCGGCGTCGCCGCGGCGCTGCACTGCGCCACGACGCTCCCGCTCGGCGAGCGCGCCTGCGGTCTCGCAACCGGGGCATTGCTCGCGCGCGATCTCGCCACGCTCCCGGTCGAGGGCGGCGTGATGCGGCTGCCGGCGGGCGACGGCCTCGGCGTGGCGCCCGATCCCGATGCGCTCTCTGCGTGCGCAACCGCACCGCGGTGGGAGATCGCCGCTTGA
- a CDS encoding 1,4-dihydroxy-2-naphthoate polyprenyltransferase has product MASVTTTTPSAPRAWWLAARPRTLPLAAAPVVVGTAVALGAGGAQALPALAALGCALALQVAANFANDAFDAQRGADGPDRVGPPRAAALGWLTTAQLKRGAGAALAIAGALGASLALVAGWPVFAIGAASIAAALAYTGGHYPFGYYGLGEPFVFLFFGVVAVVGSAWVQSLLISPEALAASVSVGALATAVLVVNNLRDRESDARVGKRTLAVRLGDAATRRLYAALIALACLAPLASAAVFARPVLLASLLGARLAFPLARLVLAGGPNARGTALNAVLARTAQLGLAHGVLCAIGWAWPA; this is encoded by the coding sequence GTGGCGTCCGTAACAACTACGACTCCGAGCGCGCCGCGCGCCTGGTGGCTCGCGGCGCGGCCGCGCACGCTGCCTCTCGCTGCCGCGCCCGTAGTAGTGGGTACGGCTGTTGCGCTCGGCGCGGGCGGGGCGCAGGCGCTACCCGCCCTGGCGGCGCTCGGCTGCGCGCTCGCGCTGCAAGTCGCGGCGAACTTCGCGAACGACGCGTTCGACGCGCAGCGCGGCGCCGACGGCCCGGACCGCGTGGGCCCGCCGCGCGCGGCGGCGCTCGGCTGGCTCACGACGGCGCAGCTGAAGCGCGGCGCGGGCGCCGCACTGGCGATCGCGGGCGCGCTCGGCGCGAGCCTCGCGCTCGTCGCGGGCTGGCCCGTGTTCGCGATCGGCGCCGCCTCGATCGCCGCGGCGCTCGCCTACACCGGCGGCCACTACCCATTCGGTTATTACGGACTCGGCGAGCCGTTCGTGTTCTTGTTCTTCGGTGTCGTCGCGGTCGTGGGGAGCGCGTGGGTGCAGTCGCTTCTCATCTCGCCCGAGGCGCTCGCGGCCTCGGTCTCGGTCGGCGCACTCGCGACCGCGGTGCTCGTCGTGAACAACCTGCGCGACCGTGAGAGCGACGCGCGCGTGGGCAAGCGCACGCTCGCGGTGCGCCTCGGCGACGCCGCGACGCGGCGGCTCTACGCCGCGCTCATCGCGCTCGCGTGCCTCGCCCCGCTCGCGAGCGCGGCTGTCTTCGCGCGCCCCGTCCTGCTCGCATCGCTGCTCGGCGCGCGCCTCGCGTTCCCACTCGCGCGCCTTGTGCTCGCCGGCGGCCCGAACGCGCGCGGCACTGCCCTCAACGCCGTGCTCGCGCGCACCGCGCAGCTCGGCCTCGCACATGGGGTGCTGTGCGCGATCGGCTGGGCCTGGCCGGCGTGA
- the menB gene encoding 1,4-dihydroxy-2-naphthoyl-CoA synthase gives MSNAPMPPFEPAVGWKTARDYTDIRFETDGGGLAKITIARPEVRNAFRPETIIELIDAFTRAKNDARVGVVLFTGDGPDAFCSGGDQRVRGNDGYVGGDGIGRLNVLELQKLIRGMPKPVIALVAGFAIGGGHVLHVVCDLTIAAENARFGQTGPRVGSFDGGLGASYLARSVGQKKAREIWYLCRQYGAREAEQMGLVNCVVPLADLEATGVAWGRRILEHSPLAIRCLKSAFNADCDGQIGLQELAGNATLLFYMSEEAQEGRNAFVEKRQPDFARYPWRP, from the coding sequence ATGTCCAACGCACCGATGCCCCCGTTCGAGCCCGCCGTGGGCTGGAAGACGGCCCGCGACTACACCGACATCCGCTTCGAAACCGACGGCGGAGGCCTCGCGAAGATCACGATCGCGCGACCCGAGGTCCGCAACGCGTTTCGGCCGGAGACGATCATCGAGTTGATCGACGCCTTCACGCGCGCGAAGAACGACGCGCGCGTCGGTGTGGTCCTCTTCACCGGCGACGGCCCCGACGCGTTTTGCTCCGGCGGCGATCAGCGCGTGCGCGGGAACGACGGCTACGTCGGCGGCGACGGCATCGGGCGCCTCAACGTGCTCGAGCTGCAGAAGCTGATCCGCGGCATGCCGAAGCCCGTCATCGCGCTCGTGGCTGGCTTCGCGATCGGTGGCGGCCACGTGCTGCACGTGGTGTGCGACCTGACGATCGCGGCCGAGAACGCACGCTTCGGCCAAACCGGCCCGCGCGTCGGCAGTTTCGACGGCGGCCTCGGAGCGTCCTATCTCGCGCGCAGCGTCGGCCAGAAGAAGGCGCGCGAGATCTGGTACCTGTGCCGGCAATACGGCGCGCGCGAGGCCGAGCAGATGGGCCTCGTGAATTGCGTCGTTCCGCTCGCGGACCTCGAGGCCACCGGCGTGGCGTGGGGCCGCCGCATTCTCGAGCACAGCCCTCTCGCGATTCGCTGTCTGAAGAGCGCGTTCAACGCGGACTGCGACGGACAGATCGGCCTACAGGAGCTTGCGGGCAACGCGACGCTGCTCTTCTACATGAGCGAGGAAGCGCAGGAAGGTCGCAACGCATTCGTCGAGAAGCGTCAGCCCGATTTCGCGCGCTACCCGTGGCGTCCGTAA